Proteins from a single region of Eublepharis macularius isolate TG4126 chromosome 9, MPM_Emac_v1.0, whole genome shotgun sequence:
- the LOC129335942 gene encoding lithostathine-1-alpha-like — MGQAVYLGLCLLGCLIFNPVVEGAKNGTAAGRARCAPGALYYKQFCYIFNSYFVSWHLAEVTCQGLNTGPESHLVSILFANEGKIISSYLSKKGISDIWIGLEATRSNGYMVWEWSDVSPLSLPLWDGRTLSSAISANECVSMTNIRNTNAQKWLQRACNDTLPFLCKYRAEY, encoded by the exons ATGGGACAGGCGGTCTACCTTGGCCTCTGCCTCCTGGGCTGCCTCATCTTTAACCCTGTGGTGGAAG GTGCCAAGAACGGCACAGCGGCGGGCCGTGCTCGATGTGCTCCGGGCGCACTCTACTACAAACAGTTCTGCTATATATTTAACAGCTACTTCGTCTCCTGGCATCTTGCAGAG gtcacatgccagggactgaacaccGGACCTGAGTCTCACCTGGTTTCTATTCTTTTTGCAAATGAGGGGAAAATAATTtcctcctacctgagtaaaaagggGATTAGCGACATTTGGATCGGCCTGGAGGCTACACGCAGCAATGGG TACATGGTCTGGGAATGGAGCGATGTCTCGCCTCTCAGTTTGCCTCTCTGGGACGGCCGCACCCTCAGCAGCGCGATTTCTGCCAACGAATGTGTCTCCATGACCAACATCCGGAACACAA ATGCCCAGAAATGGCTGCAACGTGCCTGTAATGACACCCTGCCCTTCCTCTGCAAGTACAGGGCTGAATACTAG